The DNA segment ACTCCTCTTGAGCAGCCTGATCGCTTTTCGGATGCTTGGTATCCGGTTGTACTTTCCTCCACCCATGACGAGCCAACATACGGTATGTGGTTGATGGTGACGTATCATGCCCTAACCGTTTAACCAAAGCAGCGTGGATCGGAGGAACTGAGAGAACTCCTCCGGTACTGGCTTCAGTCTCCCAA comes from the Dehalococcoidia bacterium genome and includes:
- a CDS encoding winged helix-turn-helix domain-containing protein produces the protein WETEASTGGVLSVPPIHAALVKRLGHDTSPSTTYRMLARHGWRKVQPDTKHPKSDQAAQEEFKKNSPRWWQPPV